Proteins co-encoded in one Euleptes europaea isolate rEulEur1 chromosome 1, rEulEur1.hap1, whole genome shotgun sequence genomic window:
- the ASPN gene encoding asporin isoform X2 yields the protein MMLMDMEEMDDDDDDDDDDDDDDDDNDNKKDDNSLFPTFDIFPTCPFGCQCYMRVVHCSDLGLTSVPKNIPHDTRMLDLQNNKIKEVKENDLRGLTSLYALALNNNKITKIHPKAFQSTKKLRRLYLSHNQLTEFPANLPKSLAELRIHDNKVKKVHKEALKGMKALHVLEMSANPLDNDGIEPGAFEGVTVYHIRIAEAKLTSVPKGLPSSLLELHLDDNKISAVELEDFIRYKNLQRLGLGNNRIKDVENGTFATIPSIREIHLEKNKLKRVPHGLPDLKYLQVVFLHSNSISKVGVNDFCPTGGRLKKTLYSGISLFNNPVKYWDVQPGTFRCILNRNSVQIGNYKK from the exons ATGATGCTCATGGATATGGAAGagatggatgatgatgatgatgatgatgacgacgatgaCGACGACGATGACGATAATGACAACAAGAAAGACGATAATTCTCTTTTTCCAACTTTTGACATATTTCCTACATGTCCTTTTGGATGTCAGTGCTATATGAGAGTTGTCCATTGTTCTGATTTGG GTTTGACCTCAGTACCAAAGAATATTCCTCATGATACTCGCATGTTAGATCTTCAAAATAACAAAATTAAAGAGGTCAAGGAAAATGATCTTAGAGGACTCACATCACTTTAC GCACTTGctttgaacaacaacaaaataaccaAGATACACCCCAAAGCCTTTCAATCCACAAAGAAATTGCGACGTCTCTACTTATCTCACAATCAGTTAACTGAGTTCCCTGCAAACCTGCCAAAAAGTTTGGCTGAGTTGAGAATTCATGATAACAAGGTTAAAAAGGTACACAAAGAAGCTTTGAAAGGAATGAAAGCTTTGCATGTTTTAG AAATGAGTGCAAATCCTCTTGATAATGATGGAATAGAACCTGGAGCGTTTGAAGGTGTGACAGTCTATCACATAAGAATAGCAGAAGCTAAATTAACCTCTGTTCCTAAAG GATTACCATCCAGTCTATTAGAACTTCATCTAGATGACAACAAAATTTCTGCAGTAGAACTTGAGGATTTTATTCGGTATAAAAACCTTCAAAG GTTGGGGCTGGGAAACAACAGAATCAAAGATGTGGAAAATGGAACTTTTGCAACTATACCAAGTATACGAGAAATACATCTAGAAAAAAACAAACTGAAGAGAGTCCCTCATGGCCTTCCAGATCTGAAGTATCTACAG GTTGTCTTCCTTCATTCTAACAGTATTTCGAAAGTGGGAGTGAATGATTTTTGTCCAACAGGAGGAAGGCTGAAGAAGACATTGTACAGTGGCATTAGCCTATTCAACAATCCTGTTAAATACTGGGATGTCCAGCCTGGAACATTTCGCTGTATATTAAACAGAAACAGTGTGCAGATCGGAAATTACAAAAAATAA
- the ASPN gene encoding asporin isoform X1, translating into MSEYMLLLLLTLCSAKPFINPSYFTLKNMMLMDMEEMDDDDDDDDDDDDDDDDNDNKKDDNSLFPTFDIFPTCPFGCQCYMRVVHCSDLGLTSVPKNIPHDTRMLDLQNNKIKEVKENDLRGLTSLYALALNNNKITKIHPKAFQSTKKLRRLYLSHNQLTEFPANLPKSLAELRIHDNKVKKVHKEALKGMKALHVLEMSANPLDNDGIEPGAFEGVTVYHIRIAEAKLTSVPKGLPSSLLELHLDDNKISAVELEDFIRYKNLQRLGLGNNRIKDVENGTFATIPSIREIHLEKNKLKRVPHGLPDLKYLQVVFLHSNSISKVGVNDFCPTGGRLKKTLYSGISLFNNPVKYWDVQPGTFRCILNRNSVQIGNYKK; encoded by the exons ATGAGCGAATatatgctcctcctcctcctgacttTGTGCTCAGCTAAGCCTTTTATAAACCCTTCCTATTTCACATTAAAGAATATGATGCTCATGGATATGGAAGagatggatgatgatgatgatgatgatgacgacgatgaCGACGACGATGACGATAATGACAACAAGAAAGACGATAATTCTCTTTTTCCAACTTTTGACATATTTCCTACATGTCCTTTTGGATGTCAGTGCTATATGAGAGTTGTCCATTGTTCTGATTTGG GTTTGACCTCAGTACCAAAGAATATTCCTCATGATACTCGCATGTTAGATCTTCAAAATAACAAAATTAAAGAGGTCAAGGAAAATGATCTTAGAGGACTCACATCACTTTAC GCACTTGctttgaacaacaacaaaataaccaAGATACACCCCAAAGCCTTTCAATCCACAAAGAAATTGCGACGTCTCTACTTATCTCACAATCAGTTAACTGAGTTCCCTGCAAACCTGCCAAAAAGTTTGGCTGAGTTGAGAATTCATGATAACAAGGTTAAAAAGGTACACAAAGAAGCTTTGAAAGGAATGAAAGCTTTGCATGTTTTAG AAATGAGTGCAAATCCTCTTGATAATGATGGAATAGAACCTGGAGCGTTTGAAGGTGTGACAGTCTATCACATAAGAATAGCAGAAGCTAAATTAACCTCTGTTCCTAAAG GATTACCATCCAGTCTATTAGAACTTCATCTAGATGACAACAAAATTTCTGCAGTAGAACTTGAGGATTTTATTCGGTATAAAAACCTTCAAAG GTTGGGGCTGGGAAACAACAGAATCAAAGATGTGGAAAATGGAACTTTTGCAACTATACCAAGTATACGAGAAATACATCTAGAAAAAAACAAACTGAAGAGAGTCCCTCATGGCCTTCCAGATCTGAAGTATCTACAG GTTGTCTTCCTTCATTCTAACAGTATTTCGAAAGTGGGAGTGAATGATTTTTGTCCAACAGGAGGAAGGCTGAAGAAGACATTGTACAGTGGCATTAGCCTATTCAACAATCCTGTTAAATACTGGGATGTCCAGCCTGGAACATTTCGCTGTATATTAAACAGAAACAGTGTGCAGATCGGAAATTACAAAAAATAA